Proteins co-encoded in one Nostoc sp. C052 genomic window:
- a CDS encoding RNA polymerase sigma factor has protein sequence MASIPKTDVAQAIAALYRTEWGRIVAILIRLVGDFDVAEEAAQAAFTAAVNQWESDGIPDRPRAWIIRTARYKAIDRLRRRTKLTEKLEWYAASGLIPSTEEPTYDSDEIGDDRLRLIFTCCHPALAKETQVALTLRMLGGLETDEIARAFLIPTATMAQRLVRAKRKIRDAGIPYKVPETTDLAPRIEAVLTVIYLIFNEGYAATKGDAIVRADLCIKAIRLGQLVRQLLAPQPPSEVTALVALMLLHDSRRNARLDEAGDLILLEDQDRSRWNHLQIAEALPLVEEALLFGTGVYALQAAIAALHCQATRAEETDWAQIVRLYEVLERLQPSPIVTLNRAVAIAMADSPQAAFGLIDRLAPELDSYHLFHATRADLFRRVGALEEATQSYTRALELVKNDSERRFLERRLREVQPNIQSG, from the coding sequence ATGGCTTCAATCCCAAAAACAGATGTGGCTCAAGCAATTGCTGCCCTTTATCGAACTGAATGGGGGCGCATTGTCGCTATTCTGATTCGGCTGGTCGGAGATTTTGATGTAGCTGAAGAAGCTGCACAGGCAGCATTTACAGCGGCAGTGAATCAGTGGGAAAGCGACGGTATTCCCGATCGTCCCCGTGCCTGGATTATCCGAACTGCCCGGTACAAGGCGATCGATCGCCTCCGACGACGCACGAAACTGACCGAAAAACTGGAGTGGTATGCGGCATCTGGCTTAATTCCATCCACTGAAGAACCAACCTATGACAGTGATGAAATTGGAGACGATCGCCTGCGATTAATCTTTACCTGCTGTCACCCGGCACTGGCAAAGGAAACTCAAGTAGCGTTGACCCTGCGAATGTTGGGTGGACTGGAAACCGATGAAATTGCCCGCGCCTTTCTTATACCGACTGCAACAATGGCACAGCGGTTAGTTCGTGCTAAACGCAAAATTCGAGACGCAGGCATTCCTTACAAAGTACCTGAGACGACTGATCTCGCTCCCCGGATAGAGGCAGTCCTGACAGTTATCTATCTCATCTTCAACGAAGGCTATGCCGCAACCAAAGGAGATGCGATCGTGCGGGCTGACCTCTGCATCAAAGCGATTCGCTTGGGGCAACTGGTGCGGCAATTGCTGGCACCCCAACCCCCATCTGAAGTCACAGCACTGGTGGCGCTGATGTTATTGCACGATTCGCGGCGCAATGCGCGTCTAGATGAGGCAGGCGATTTGATTTTGCTAGAAGATCAGGATCGCAGTCGTTGGAACCATCTACAGATTGCTGAGGCGTTACCTCTGGTAGAGGAAGCGTTGCTCTTTGGAACCGGAGTGTATGCCCTACAAGCGGCGATCGCCGCCCTCCATTGTCAAGCAACCCGCGCCGAAGAAACAGACTGGGCGCAGATCGTGCGGCTCTATGAGGTGTTGGAACGCTTGCAGCCCTCACCCATTGTTACCTTGAACCGAGCAGTGGCGATCGCAATGGCAGACAGTCCTCAAGCCGCATTTGGACTGATTGATCGCCTTGCTCCAGAACTGGACAGCTATCATCTCTTTCATGCTACCCGTGCTGATTTATTCCGGCGTGTTGGAGCATTAGAGGAAGCGACCCAGAGCTATACACGGGCACTAGAATTAGTGAAAAATGACAGTGAGCGTCGTTTTCTGGAACGTCGGTTGCGCGAAGTTCAACCTAACATTCAGTCCGGCTAA
- a CDS encoding YciI family protein, translating to MKYLLLIYMDENAMSDTEREHCYGESAQLAQDLHTQGQFLATAPLHPVATATSVQVRDGKSLVTDGPFAETREQLGGFFLVNAQDLDEAIAIATRIPGAKVGTVEIRPVIEVAGLPSLTA from the coding sequence ATGAAATATTTGCTGCTGATTTATATGGACGAAAACGCCATGAGCGACACCGAGCGGGAGCATTGCTATGGGGAATCTGCCCAACTCGCCCAGGACTTGCATACTCAAGGACAATTTCTGGCGACGGCTCCACTCCATCCTGTTGCAACCGCAACCAGTGTCCAAGTCCGTGATGGCAAATCACTCGTGACCGATGGACCATTTGCCGAAACCCGCGAACAATTGGGTGGATTCTTCCTCGTTAATGCTCAGGATTTGGATGAAGCCATTGCGATCGCCACCCGCATCCCAGGTGCAAAAGTCGGCACCGTCGAAATCCGTCCTGTCATCGAAGTTGCAGGACTACCGTCCTTAACCGCTTGA
- a CDS encoding VOC family protein — MQNNSKITPCLWFDDQAEAAAQFYTSIFRNSKIVHVSRYGDAGQEIHGKPAGSVMTVSFELDGQPFTALNGGPTFKFNEAISFQIFCDTQADVDDYWQKLSAGGDETAQQCGWLKDKYGVSWQIIPRILIELLNHPDEATSQKVTTTMLQMKKIEIDELKRVAAD, encoded by the coding sequence ATGCAAAACAATTCCAAAATCACTCCCTGTTTATGGTTTGACGATCAAGCCGAAGCCGCCGCTCAGTTTTATACATCGATTTTTCGCAATTCCAAAATTGTCCACGTCAGTCGATATGGAGACGCTGGACAGGAAATTCACGGAAAACCAGCTGGATCTGTCATGACTGTCAGCTTTGAACTTGATGGTCAGCCGTTCACAGCACTCAACGGTGGTCCGACCTTCAAATTTAACGAGGCGATTTCCTTCCAAATCTTTTGCGATACCCAGGCGGACGTGGACGATTACTGGCAAAAATTGTCTGCCGGTGGGGATGAAACCGCACAGCAATGCGGCTGGCTCAAAGACAAATACGGCGTCTCCTGGCAAATTATTCCTCGCATTCTGATTGAGTTACTCAACCACCCCGACGAGGCAACCTCTCAAAAAGTGACCACTACCATGCTGCAAATGAAGAAGATCGAGATTGATGAACTCAAGCGTGTCGCTGCTGATTAG
- a CDS encoding TniQ family protein, translating to MSVESLANYESWDLTMNQLPKRSHLYSLKPIGFGTPTVESFTSYLQRLAAAHGVSIASLIRYKITPLFIQSNQPPDFLKADDAIKMLINAWHREPALLQQQSAKFWLDRTQHVEKLVAIVEKLTARLDLSFLTLLQWHSWRLNFSHIFHTEQRWCSGCYQDWREAGKPIYNPLLWTIEPVSVCPVHQRYLQLRCLYCGCFQQFLNLDCNSLGYCCVCNAWLGRFVDNTSFSQGSRFDWEKWAAQSVGQIFGAMPTLSLTSFSQVTPPAKYRRKPTLTKFLRWCYKLGINPVEGLEILSIIPSVVS from the coding sequence ATGTCGGTTGAAAGTTTGGCTAATTATGAGTCGTGGGACTTAACGATGAACCAACTTCCAAAACGCAGCCATCTTTATTCTCTTAAACCAATAGGTTTTGGTACACCCACAGTTGAAAGTTTTACTAGTTACTTACAGCGCTTGGCTGCTGCACATGGTGTCTCGATTGCTAGTTTAATTCGCTATAAAATTACGCCGTTATTTATTCAGAGCAACCAACCACCCGATTTCTTGAAAGCTGATGATGCTATCAAAATGCTCATCAATGCTTGGCATCGAGAGCCTGCACTTTTACAACAGCAGTCTGCTAAATTTTGGTTAGACCGAACGCAACATGTTGAAAAGCTGGTTGCCATCGTTGAGAAATTAACTGCTAGGCTTGATCTGAGTTTTCTGACTTTACTTCAATGGCACTCCTGGCGGCTTAACTTCAGTCATATTTTCCATACTGAACAACGTTGGTGTTCTGGCTGCTATCAAGACTGGCGTGAAGCTGGAAAACCTATTTATAACCCTTTGTTGTGGACAATAGAACCTGTCAGTGTTTGTCCAGTTCACCAACGTTACCTACAACTACGGTGCTTGTACTGTGGTTGTTTTCAACAGTTTCTCAATCTGGACTGCAATTCTCTTGGTTATTGTTGTGTGTGTAATGCATGGCTGGGCCGGTTTGTAGACAATACTTCTTTTTCTCAAGGGTCTCGGTTTGATTGGGAAAAGTGGGCTGCTCAATCTGTTGGCCAGATTTTCGGCGCTATGCCAACACTTAGTTTGACTTCTTTTTCCCAAGTTACCCCGCCAGCTAAATACCGGCGAAAACCTACTCTCACTAAATTTTTAAGGTGGTGTTACAAACTTGGAATTAATCCTGTTGAGGGTTTGGAAATTCTCTCGATTATACCGAGTGTAGTCAGTTGA